TCTGGTACTTCCCTAGCTGCCTGATGTGGAGCCCAAGTTTTGGCTGCATGGGAGAGCCTAAGAATCTCCCACGTGGCCTAAACCAAAAGGCTCTTGCATGTGCTTTTTTCAAGTGGGGTGGATAGAGTTTTTAACAGATTCTCCAAGGGGACATATGACCGTAAATGGGTGTGGCACAACTCATACTCATCAAAGTTCAGCAGTTAACCCAAAACTTCATTCACCACCCCGAAGTATTTCCCAGGCATTCTGGTTCCTCAGGGTTTTACTTGTAATTATGGAAGACTGTGAGTCTACTGAGAGTGAGGAGGGTAACTCAGCAGGTGGCAGGCGCCTGGTCTCGGGCCAGGGGAGCAGTGGAGTCCAGGGGCACAGACCTTGCTTTGGCCCATCTTCCCTGTAACTGCCCAGGGCATCCCAGGGAACCATACTCACAGAGGCAGCTGCCCGCTGGTTATACGGCCGGGTGCCCTTCAGGGATGTCAGTTCAACCGCAGCAGAGCAGGCGATGAAGGCCGTGATATAAAGAACGGTGGCGCCCACGTTAAAGATCATtaactgtgggggaggggagagcaggcttAAGACATGAGACTTCTGGTAACTGTGGAACCTCCTGGTTCCTACTGGCACATCCCTTTAGTGGTCAGAACAAGGGTTGGGGCTCGAGGATGGGGATGGAGACACGTGAGTCTTTCTCACTAAAAGAGCTTCAAGAGGCAGCGGTCCACACGAGGTCAGCCTGGAGGCCATGTGAGCAGGGGGAGCTTATACACATGGAAGGCTAAGAGATGGGAAGGCTCCAAGTTGGGGCAGCAACAGTCCTACGAGGCAAAACCCATTCCTGATGGCAAGGAGCAGAACCCAGCCCCTCTGAGTGCTCCAGCTGAAGAACTCCGCCCTCCCCGTCACCCCTGCAGGCCTTGGCTCTGAGGCTGGCCCTGGGAGAGGTGCCTCACATCCCTCTCTGCCCCTAGTAGGAGGAACCTGTGTCTGCCTTTTAGCCACATCCTAGGCTCAGGGTCCCATGTCAAATGCCAGAGTGAGAACCCCCAAGCCAGGCTGGCAAGGAAGTGCCCTTGGCTGACAACGAGGCCCAAGTCCCATTTCCCCAGCGC
This region of Camelus ferus isolate YT-003-E chromosome 9, BCGSAC_Cfer_1.0, whole genome shotgun sequence genomic DNA includes:
- the PLLP gene encoding plasmolipin isoform X2 yields the protein MISPKPQSTSVRSISGSGNHWLRVLGLLVWALIADTPYHLYPAYGWVMFVAVFLWLVTIVFFILYLFQLHMKLYMVPWPLVLMIFNVGATVLYITAFIACSAAVELTSLKGTRPYNQRAAASVSMVPWDALGSYREDGPKQGLCPWTPLLPWPETRRLPPAELPSSLSVDSQSSIITSKTLRNQNAWEILRGGE
- the PLLP gene encoding plasmolipin isoform X1 yields the protein MAEFPSKVSTRTSSPAQGAGASVSALRPDLGFVRSSLGALMLLQLVLGLLVWALIADTPYHLYPAYGWVMFVAVFLWLVTIVFFILYLFQLHMKLYMVPWPLVLMIFNVGATVLYITAFIACSAAVELTSLKGTRPYNQRAAASVSMVPWDALGSYREDGPKQGLCPWTPLLPWPETRRLPPAELPSSLSVDSQSSIITSKTLRNQNAWEILRGGE
- the PLLP gene encoding plasmolipin isoform X4, which encodes MFVAVFLWLVTIVFFILYLFQLHMKLYMVPWPLVLMIFNVGATVLYITAFIACSAAVELTSLKGTRPYNQRAAASVSMVPWDALGSYREDGPKQGLCPWTPLLPWPETRRLPPAELPSSLSVDSQSSIITSKTLRNQNAWEILRGGE